In Planctomycetota bacterium, the DNA window GCACGATGCGGATCGCCGAGCCCGTGCGGCTGGCGTGGTCGCCCGACGCCGACTGGATGGCGAGCGAACTAGGCCTCGGCGTTGCGTCGGCTTCGCCCATTGCCATCGAGGTTCGCGAGCTGGCGATGGGCAATGCGATGGCCGCTGGCGAGGCGCTGCTCGACCCGCAGCTGTTCCGCCTCGCGGCGACCGTTTCGGGCGACGGTGTCGCGCTGCGGCGGGCCGATGGCGGCTCGGGGCGGCTGGACGACGTGCGGATCGAGGCGCACCGGACCGGGCCGGGCGTGGTGGCGATCGATGCCGCCGCGGTGGCGCCCAACGGTGGGCGGCTGGACCTCTCGGGCGTGGTGGCCGGCCTGGGCGCGAGCGGCGGCTTCTCGATGGACGACCTGTCGGCCACGCTGGTCGCGCGGGGCGACGAGATCCCGGTGGGCATGGTGGACTCCCTGGCGGGTGCGAACGGCCTGCTGCTGGAGGGCTTCGGCAACCTGGCGACGCTCGATGCGCAGCTCGACGACGCCGTGCTGCGGGGCGGCGGGCTGCGAAGCGGCTCGGTGCGCGCCAGCATCCGCGGGCCGCGGGCGGCGGTGCTCGCCGATGGCCGCATCGACGACGGCGTGCTCCGCCTGCCGGGCCAGCAGACGGTGCTGACGCTAAACATGATCCGTCCGGATGTTGCGGATCGCTTCGGCAGCCTCATCCCGCAGGTGCTGCACCTCGAGAAGCGGCCCGAAGACGGGCCCGCGACGCTGGTGCTCACCGACGCCGCCGTGCCGCTCGACGGCGACCTCGCGCGGCTGGACCTGCCGCAGGGGCAGCTCGCGCTGGGCACCGCCCGCTTCGAGACGACGCCCGCGTTCGCCAACATCCTCCAGCTCGCGGGCCGGCGGGACGCGGGGCTCGTCGGCCGCCGTCTGCAGCCCATCCGGGCCCGCGTGGAGCGGGGCGTGGTGGCCTACGAGCCCTTCGAGCTGCCGCTGGGCGAGTTCACGCTCGAGAGCGAGGGCACCATCGACCTGGTCGGGCGACGGATGGACATCCTCACGTGGATCCCGCTGGGGGCGCTCAGCGACGAGGCCGCCGGCCGCTTCGGCATGGGGCTGGGCCGCGCGCTGGGACGATCCGTGCCCGGGCTGGAAGCCGCATCCATGGTGCCCTGGCGGACCAGCGGCCCGTTTGGTCGCACGACGACGGCCCCCGCGCCCGAGCAGCTGATCGAGCGGCGGGGCCGCGAGTTCTTCGAGGGCCTCGACCCGAGCCAGGCCATCCGCGACATCTTCCGCCTGCCCGGCGGCTAGAGCATCTTCGAACGCTCCGTAGCGGCCGTGCGGCCGCACACTCGCTCTCGTACGGCCTCGCCGGAGGTACGTCCGGCGGGCCTACACGAACGCACGCGCTACACGTGGATCGAATCTGCTCTAGCGGCTGACCACTAGGCCCAGCCGAGCCAGCGGGCGGTCGCGATCATGGGTCCGATTACCGGCTCGTGGTCCAGGAACGCGGGCAGGTCGGCGATGGGGATCCACCGCGCCTCGTCGTACTCCCACGCGTGCTCGCGCGGTGGGCGGAGCGGCGGCGGGTCGCCCTCGAGGCGCGCACGAACGAGGACATCGACGCTGCGCGCACCCGGATCGGGCACGATGCCTACGACGCGAGCGTCACGCAGCGGATGCGCGATGCCCACCTCCTCGTGCAGCTCGCGGCGGAGCGTGCGGAGGAGGTCCGGCTGGCCGAGCACGCGGGCGTCGTCGGCCGCTTCCAGCCCGCCGGAGGGTCCGAACTCCCACATGCCCGGATAGCTGCGGGTCGAGCGCCCGCGGCGGCCGGCGAGCACAACGGGCCGCCGGCCCGCCTGCGCCTCGATGATGCCGGTGATGCTGAGGATCGACACGGGCACCACCGCCGCCCGCGGGCACACGAGGTGCGCGAAGCGGTCGAGCCGCGCGTGCAGCGTGGCGGACGCCGCGTCGATTGCGGTGATCGCGAGGATGGGACCGTCGAACAGCCGCGGGTTGGCCTCGGTCGCCGCCCGCCACCGCTCGGCGATGCCGGGATCGCGGGCCGGCCGCGGGCCGGCGACGACCACCGTGGGCGGGCGCC includes these proteins:
- a CDS encoding NUDIX hydrolase, producing MKILPLRRPPTVVVAGPRPARDPGIAERWRAATEANPRLFDGPILAITAIDAASATLHARLDRFAHLVCPRAAVVPVSILSITGIIEAQAGRRPVVLAGRRGRSTRSYPGMWEFGPSGGLEAADDARVLGQPDLLRTLRRELHEEVGIAHPLRDARVVGIVPDPGARSVDVLVRARLEGDPPPLRPPREHAWEYDEARWIPIADLPAFLDHEPVIGPMIATARWLGWA